A genome region from Magnolia sinica isolate HGM2019 chromosome 8, MsV1, whole genome shotgun sequence includes the following:
- the LOC131253303 gene encoding putative serine/threonine-protein kinase-like protein CCR3 isoform X1 — protein sequence MTIPFSVILSITVIFLFSSSITDGLGSSTSYAVCYDGNSSSVCGIVAGKSRQSIQCFRSWDEQTLPILSTLSFDAVSGGRDFFCGLRSGGLQLICWDSFSSSNSNSSFQPKRIYNGPISLRDLSVGDDHVCAVDNATGNVMCWRGGFPPRLPGDFHSITSGQGFSCGIHGNESTVRCWGDINISNRIQTEFGNTSMVSLVAGDSHVCGIDFNGLVICKGRNESGQLNVPSGSLPFEFSGLALEANRSCAIRQPNGTVICWGGGISTGPPNDTSFVSIVSGSDFTCGLLVTNLSMMCWGSDRFNPPLVLPLPKIVPGQCTEAPCSCGVFPDSGNLCSGSGHVCQQCINRNSQQSPPPLQPTPTPLPSTRHRRTNKGLLAFAIVGAVGTFFGICTIIYCLWTGICCCRQKKIHNSVQPTIAAANTANCSMGAIPPLYGPGSRSSTFRRQSSRAMRRQRSGTSSMHADRAEEFTLSELAAATDDFSPQNKIGAGSFGTVYRGKLADGREVAIKRGETGPRTKKFQEKENAFQSELAFLSRLHHKHLVGLVGFCEEYEERLLVYDYMKNGALYDHLHTSKNNEDSSDILNSWKMRIKISLDASRGIEYLHTYAVPPIIHRDIKSSNILIDANWIARVSDFGLSLKGPESDEEHLSMRAAGTVGYMDPEYYGLQQLTAKSDVYGFGVVLLELLTGKRAIFKDEEGEAGPTSVVDYAVPRILAGELAGVLDRRVGMPELNEAEAVELVAYTAVHCVNLEGKERPTMADIVANLERALALCQDSHGPTLDALVTFFHWAMSEVTSNVFYNGG from the exons ATGACAATACCCTTCTCCGTTATCCTCTCCATCACCGTTATCTTCCTCTTCTCATCATCCATTACAGATGGTCTCGGTTCTTCAACTTCTTATGCCGTCTGCTATGACGGTAACTCCAGCTCCGTCTGCGGAATCGTCGCTGGAAAATCCAGACAGAGCATCCAATGCTTCCGCAGCTGGGATGAACAGACGCTACCCATCTTATCCACCTTATCTTTCGATGCTGTATCTGGAGGTAGGGATTTCTTCTGCGGTCTACGTTCTGGAGGGCTCCAATTGATCTGCTgggattctttttcttcctccAACTCCAATTCTAGTTTCCAACCAAAACGGATCTACAATGGACCCATAAGCCTGAGGGATCTCAGTGTCGGTGATGACCATGTCTGTGCTGTCGATAATGCTACGGGCAACGTTATGTGTTGGCGTGGAGGTTTCCCTCCCAGGTTGCCTGGCGACTTCCATTCCATCACCTCTGGGCAAGGGTTTTCTTGCGGGATCCACGGAAATGAAAGCACCGTTCGATGCTGGGGCGATATCAACATCAGCAATCGTATACAAACCGAATTTGGGAATACTTCTATGGTAAGCTTGGTTGCCGGTGATTCCCACGTCTGTGGCATCGATTTCAATGGGCTTGTAATTTGTAAAGGCAGGAATGAATCCGGACAGCTGAATGTTCCTTCTGGTAGTCTGCCTTTTGAATTCTCTGGTCTAGCTTTGGAGGCTAACCGAAGCTGTGCAATTAGACAGCCAAACGGGACGGTGATCTGCTGGGGAGGTGGGATCTCAACTGGTCCTCCAAATGACACCTCATTCGTATCTATAGTTTCTGGATCAGATTTCACATGTGGATTGTTAGTGACGAATCTGTCTATGATGTGCTGGGGATCTGATCGGTTCAATCCTCCTTTGGTCCTTCCGTTGCCAAAGATTGTGCCAGGGCAATGCACTGAAGCTCCCTGCAGCTGTGGTGTATTTCCTGACTCTGGGAATCTCTGTTCCGGTTCTGGTCATGTCTGCCAACAGTGCATAAATAGAAACAGTCAACAATCCCCTCCACCGCTTCAACCGACCCCAACACCTCTGCCATCAACTCGACACCGGCGAACCAACAAGGGTTTGTTGGCTTTCGCTATCGTTGGAGCGGTGGGTACTTTTTTTGGCATTTGTACTATCATCTACTGCTTATGGACTGGAATTTGCTGCTGCAGACAAAAGAAAATCCATAATTCTGTTCAACCCACCATCGCAGCTGCTAACACTGCTAATTGTTCTATGGGGGCTATACCACCTCTTTATGGCCCTGGATCAAGATCGTCTACATTTAGGCGGCAGAGTTCCCGAGCAATGAGGCGGCAGAGGAGTGGGACTTCATCAATGCATGCAGACAGGGCTGAGGAGTTCACCCTGTCAGAGCTGGCTGCTGCCACCGATGACTTTTCTCCACAGAACAAGATCGGCGCTGGAAGCTTTGGAACGGTGTATAGAGGAAAGCTTGCAGATGGGCGTGAGGTTGCCATCAAGAGGGGAGAGACGGGGCCTAGGACAAAGAAATTCCAAGAGAAGGAGAATGCATTCCAGTCAGAGCTGGCATTCCTTTCTCGGCTCCACCACAAACACCTGGTGGGACTGGTGGGCTTCTGCGAAGAATATGAGGAGAGACTCCTGGTTTATGACTACATGAAGAATGGAGCGCTCTATGACCATCTACACACCAGTAAGAACAATGAAGACAGCAGTGACATTTTAAATTCGTGGAAGATGAGGATCAAGATATCACTGGATGCTTCAAGGGGGATTGAGTACCTCCACACTTATGCAGTGCCGCCTATAATTCACAGAGATATCAAGTCGTCAAACATTCTTATTGATGCTAACTGGATTGCCAGAGTTTCGGATTTTGGGTTGTCATTGAAGGGCCCTGAATCAGATGAGGAGCACCTGTCAATGAGGGCGGCCGGGACGGTTGGTTACATGGATCCCGAGTACTATGGCCTGCAGCAGCTGACTGCAAAGAGTGATGTTTATGGTTTTGGGGTGGTGCTGCTGGAGCTGCTCACGGGGAAGCGGGCCATCTTCAAGGATGAAGAGGGGGAAGCAGGGCCCACAAGTGTAGTAGACTATGCAGTGCCGAGAATATTGGCGGGGGAGCTAGCTGGGGTGCTGGACCGTAGGGTGGGAATGCCAGAGTTGAATGAAGCAGAGGCAGTGGAGCTGGTGGCATACACAGCAGTGCATTGCGTCAACCTTGAGGGGAAGGAACGGCCCACAATGGCAGACATTGTTGCAAATCTTGAAAGGGCGCTCGCCCTCTGCCAGGATAGCCACG GACCCACATTGGACGCACTAGTAACATTTTTTCATTGGGCCATGTCGGAGGTGACAAGCAATGTATTCTATAATGGTGGCTGA
- the LOC131253303 gene encoding putative serine/threonine-protein kinase-like protein CCR3 isoform X2 — MTIPFSVILSITVIFLFSSSITDGLGSSTSYAVCYDGNSSSVCGIVAGKSRQSIQCFRSWDEQTLPILSTLSFDAVSGGRDFFCGLRSGGLQLICWDSFSSSNSNSSFQPKRIYNGPISLRDLSVGDDHVCAVDNATGNVMCWRGGFPPRLPGDFHSITSGQGFSCGIHGNESTVRCWGDINISNRIQTEFGNTSMVSLVAGDSHVCGIDFNGLVICKGRNESGQLNVPSGSLPFEFSGLALEANRSCAIRQPNGTVICWGGGISTGPPNDTSFVSIVSGSDFTCGLLVTNLSMMCWGSDRFNPPLVLPLPKIVPGQCTEAPCSCGVFPDSGNLCSGSGHVCQQCINRNSQQSPPPLQPTPTPLPSTRHRRTNKGLLAFAIVGAVGTFFGICTIIYCLWTGICCCRQKKIHNSVQPTIAAANTANCSMGAIPPLYGPGSRSSTFRRQSSRAMRRQRSGTSSMHADRAEEFTLSELAAATDDFSPQNKIGAGSFGTVYRGKLADGREVAIKRGETGPRTKKFQEKENAFQSELAFLSRLHHKHLVGLVGFCEEYEERLLVYDYMKNGALYDHLHTSKNNEDSSDILNSWKMRIKISLDASRGIEYLHTYAVPPIIHRDIKSSNILIDANWIARVSDFGLSLKGPESDEEHLSMRAAGTVGYMDPEYYGLQQLTAKSDVYGFGVVLLELLTGKRAIFKDEEGEAGPTSVVDYAVPRILAGELAGVLDRRVGMPELNEAEAVELVAYTAVHCVNLEGKERPTMADIVANLERALALCQDSHGVSKWAVGK, encoded by the exons ATGACAATACCCTTCTCCGTTATCCTCTCCATCACCGTTATCTTCCTCTTCTCATCATCCATTACAGATGGTCTCGGTTCTTCAACTTCTTATGCCGTCTGCTATGACGGTAACTCCAGCTCCGTCTGCGGAATCGTCGCTGGAAAATCCAGACAGAGCATCCAATGCTTCCGCAGCTGGGATGAACAGACGCTACCCATCTTATCCACCTTATCTTTCGATGCTGTATCTGGAGGTAGGGATTTCTTCTGCGGTCTACGTTCTGGAGGGCTCCAATTGATCTGCTgggattctttttcttcctccAACTCCAATTCTAGTTTCCAACCAAAACGGATCTACAATGGACCCATAAGCCTGAGGGATCTCAGTGTCGGTGATGACCATGTCTGTGCTGTCGATAATGCTACGGGCAACGTTATGTGTTGGCGTGGAGGTTTCCCTCCCAGGTTGCCTGGCGACTTCCATTCCATCACCTCTGGGCAAGGGTTTTCTTGCGGGATCCACGGAAATGAAAGCACCGTTCGATGCTGGGGCGATATCAACATCAGCAATCGTATACAAACCGAATTTGGGAATACTTCTATGGTAAGCTTGGTTGCCGGTGATTCCCACGTCTGTGGCATCGATTTCAATGGGCTTGTAATTTGTAAAGGCAGGAATGAATCCGGACAGCTGAATGTTCCTTCTGGTAGTCTGCCTTTTGAATTCTCTGGTCTAGCTTTGGAGGCTAACCGAAGCTGTGCAATTAGACAGCCAAACGGGACGGTGATCTGCTGGGGAGGTGGGATCTCAACTGGTCCTCCAAATGACACCTCATTCGTATCTATAGTTTCTGGATCAGATTTCACATGTGGATTGTTAGTGACGAATCTGTCTATGATGTGCTGGGGATCTGATCGGTTCAATCCTCCTTTGGTCCTTCCGTTGCCAAAGATTGTGCCAGGGCAATGCACTGAAGCTCCCTGCAGCTGTGGTGTATTTCCTGACTCTGGGAATCTCTGTTCCGGTTCTGGTCATGTCTGCCAACAGTGCATAAATAGAAACAGTCAACAATCCCCTCCACCGCTTCAACCGACCCCAACACCTCTGCCATCAACTCGACACCGGCGAACCAACAAGGGTTTGTTGGCTTTCGCTATCGTTGGAGCGGTGGGTACTTTTTTTGGCATTTGTACTATCATCTACTGCTTATGGACTGGAATTTGCTGCTGCAGACAAAAGAAAATCCATAATTCTGTTCAACCCACCATCGCAGCTGCTAACACTGCTAATTGTTCTATGGGGGCTATACCACCTCTTTATGGCCCTGGATCAAGATCGTCTACATTTAGGCGGCAGAGTTCCCGAGCAATGAGGCGGCAGAGGAGTGGGACTTCATCAATGCATGCAGACAGGGCTGAGGAGTTCACCCTGTCAGAGCTGGCTGCTGCCACCGATGACTTTTCTCCACAGAACAAGATCGGCGCTGGAAGCTTTGGAACGGTGTATAGAGGAAAGCTTGCAGATGGGCGTGAGGTTGCCATCAAGAGGGGAGAGACGGGGCCTAGGACAAAGAAATTCCAAGAGAAGGAGAATGCATTCCAGTCAGAGCTGGCATTCCTTTCTCGGCTCCACCACAAACACCTGGTGGGACTGGTGGGCTTCTGCGAAGAATATGAGGAGAGACTCCTGGTTTATGACTACATGAAGAATGGAGCGCTCTATGACCATCTACACACCAGTAAGAACAATGAAGACAGCAGTGACATTTTAAATTCGTGGAAGATGAGGATCAAGATATCACTGGATGCTTCAAGGGGGATTGAGTACCTCCACACTTATGCAGTGCCGCCTATAATTCACAGAGATATCAAGTCGTCAAACATTCTTATTGATGCTAACTGGATTGCCAGAGTTTCGGATTTTGGGTTGTCATTGAAGGGCCCTGAATCAGATGAGGAGCACCTGTCAATGAGGGCGGCCGGGACGGTTGGTTACATGGATCCCGAGTACTATGGCCTGCAGCAGCTGACTGCAAAGAGTGATGTTTATGGTTTTGGGGTGGTGCTGCTGGAGCTGCTCACGGGGAAGCGGGCCATCTTCAAGGATGAAGAGGGGGAAGCAGGGCCCACAAGTGTAGTAGACTATGCAGTGCCGAGAATATTGGCGGGGGAGCTAGCTGGGGTGCTGGACCGTAGGGTGGGAATGCCAGAGTTGAATGAAGCAGAGGCAGTGGAGCTGGTGGCATACACAGCAGTGCATTGCGTCAACCTTGAGGGGAAGGAACGGCCCACAATGGCAGACATTGTTGCAAATCTTGAAAGGGCGCTCGCCCTCTGCCAGGATAGCCACG GGGTTTCCAAGTGGGCTGTTGGCAAATAG